Proteins encoded within one genomic window of Acidimicrobiales bacterium:
- a CDS encoding UPF0182 family protein, which produces MRPTPDQPRRPRGRPRLMGRGRALAVGIVVVLIVLIISLRGVAHFYTDYLWFRSLHLTGVWSGVLGAKLALAAIFMVLFFGLMFANLLIADRIAPAFIPDPEEELVQRYRDLVGHRTGLVRVVVSAVFAVVAGAGVSSQWNDWILFTHARSFGVKDATFHTDVGFYVFRLPFLTFLGSWLFAAFIIILIVTAVAHYVNGGIRVRSPRPEVGPQVKAHLSVLLGVLALVKGYQYWLQRYQLTFSHRGTVNGALYTDTNVELKSIYLLILIAAFALVLFIVNIWRRGWVLPVIAVGLWALVAVLAGAVVPWFVQRFRVQPSESSTERPYIEHNIKATRHALGLDKIQIKPFGGSAQLTPGDLTKNTTTVRNIRLWDPTVMQTVYSKLQAQRPYYEINDVDVDRYDLNGELTQVLLSNRDLDTSGVPQRSWEATHLAYTHGYGTVMAPANASDQGRPDFTLFDIPTSSTKGAPDIKQPDIYFGEGQSGYVMVNTGRTEVDYTDKNNRTHTTKYVGKDGIKVGAGLSGLVNRAAFALRFGDINPLISSNVRSSSKILINRDVEQRLHAVAPFLSWDHDPYVVTLKNGRVVYIVDGYTTTRHYPNAQTVDTSDIPSGSGLDHDFNYVRNPVKAVVDAYDGTVKLYVVDKTDPIIDAYRSAFPKLFVDGSKASADLRSHFRYPEELFRAQSTMYGRYHLTNPDDFYNKNDAWTLALDPNVGTSGRNAEVAPTASGAQPKSTDRMDPYYLLMRLPDQSSASFLMLRPFEPVASGANTRQQLTGFMAAQSDPSDYGRVTVYQTPSSNLPDGPRLIADQMTSDPVVSRVQTLLCQQGANCVYGSTFLVPIDNSLLYVRALYVAAENNGLPQLKRVIVATQHGDATDVAIDPTLYGALSRLLCPGSHLSETENAPNCGLPSTRETAVQASTPATPTTPATPTTPSLPGALSASDAAKAKNLIAQLDAALADGRAAYGRGDYATWAQDQSKVDDYTQQLQSLFSSSSGSASTTTTTTPRTTTTLKG; this is translated from the coding sequence ATGCGACCGACTCCGGATCAGCCCCGTCGGCCGCGCGGGCGGCCACGGCTGATGGGTCGGGGGCGGGCCCTCGCGGTCGGCATCGTCGTGGTGCTGATCGTGTTGATCATCTCGCTGCGCGGGGTGGCGCACTTCTACACCGACTACCTGTGGTTCCGTTCGCTGCACCTCACGGGAGTCTGGAGCGGGGTGCTCGGGGCCAAGCTCGCGCTGGCGGCCATCTTCATGGTCCTGTTCTTCGGGCTGATGTTCGCCAACTTGCTCATCGCGGACCGGATCGCGCCGGCGTTCATCCCCGATCCCGAAGAGGAGCTCGTCCAGCGCTACCGCGACCTGGTCGGTCACCGCACCGGTCTGGTGCGGGTGGTGGTGTCGGCGGTGTTCGCGGTGGTGGCGGGTGCGGGCGTGTCGTCGCAGTGGAACGACTGGATCCTGTTCACGCACGCCCGCAGCTTCGGCGTGAAGGACGCCACCTTCCACACCGACGTCGGCTTCTACGTGTTTCGGTTGCCGTTCCTCACGTTCCTCGGCAGCTGGCTGTTCGCCGCGTTCATCATCATCTTGATCGTCACGGCGGTGGCCCACTACGTGAACGGCGGCATCCGCGTGCGGTCGCCGCGGCCCGAGGTCGGCCCGCAGGTCAAGGCGCACTTGTCGGTGTTGCTCGGCGTGCTGGCGCTGGTGAAGGGCTACCAGTACTGGTTGCAGCGCTACCAGCTCACGTTCTCGCACCGCGGCACGGTCAACGGCGCGCTGTACACCGACACCAACGTCGAGCTGAAGTCGATCTACCTGCTGATCCTCATCGCGGCGTTCGCACTGGTGTTGTTCATCGTGAACATCTGGCGGCGTGGCTGGGTGCTGCCGGTGATCGCGGTGGGCTTGTGGGCGCTGGTCGCGGTGCTGGCGGGCGCGGTGGTGCCGTGGTTCGTGCAGCGCTTCCGGGTGCAGCCGTCGGAGTCGTCGACCGAGCGGCCCTACATCGAGCACAACATCAAGGCCACCCGCCACGCGCTGGGCTTGGACAAGATCCAGATCAAGCCGTTCGGCGGCTCCGCGCAGCTGACGCCCGGCGACCTCACGAAGAACACGACCACGGTCCGCAACATCCGCCTGTGGGACCCGACGGTGATGCAGACCGTGTACTCCAAGTTGCAGGCGCAGCGGCCGTACTACGAGATCAACGACGTCGACGTCGACCGCTACGACCTCAACGGCGAGCTCACCCAGGTGCTGCTGTCGAACCGCGACCTCGACACGAGCGGCGTGCCGCAGCGGTCGTGGGAGGCCACCCACCTGGCGTACACGCACGGGTACGGCACCGTGATGGCGCCGGCCAACGCGTCGGACCAGGGCCGTCCGGACTTCACGTTGTTCGACATCCCGACCTCGTCGACCAAGGGCGCGCCCGACATCAAGCAGCCCGACATCTACTTCGGCGAGGGCCAGTCGGGCTACGTGATGGTCAACACCGGCCGCACCGAGGTCGACTACACCGACAAGAACAACCGAACCCACACCACCAAGTACGTCGGCAAGGACGGCATCAAGGTGGGTGCCGGTCTGAGCGGTCTGGTGAACCGGGCGGCGTTCGCGCTGCGCTTTGGCGACATCAACCCGCTGATCTCGTCGAACGTGCGGTCGTCGTCGAAGATCTTGATCAACCGCGACGTGGAGCAGCGCCTGCACGCGGTGGCCCCGTTCCTGTCATGGGACCACGACCCGTACGTGGTCACCTTGAAGAACGGTCGGGTCGTGTACATCGTCGACGGCTACACGACCACCCGGCACTATCCCAACGCGCAGACCGTCGACACCTCCGACATCCCCTCGGGCAGCGGCCTCGACCACGACTTCAACTACGTGCGGAACCCGGTGAAGGCCGTGGTCGACGCGTACGACGGCACCGTCAAGTTGTACGTGGTCGACAAGACCGACCCGATCATCGATGCGTACCGCTCGGCGTTCCCGAAGCTGTTCGTCGACGGCTCGAAGGCGTCGGCCGACCTGCGCAGCCACTTCCGGTACCCCGAGGAGCTGTTCCGGGCGCAGTCCACGATGTACGGCCGCTACCACCTCACCAACCCCGACGACTTCTACAACAAGAACGACGCGTGGACGTTGGCGCTCGACCCCAACGTGGGCACCAGCGGTCGCAACGCCGAGGTCGCCCCGACCGCCAGCGGTGCACAGCCCAAGTCCACAGACCGGATGGACCCCTACTACCTGTTGATGCGCCTCCCCGACCAGAGCTCGGCCAGCTTCTTGATGCTGCGGCCGTTCGAGCCGGTGGCGAGCGGCGCCAACACCCGCCAGCAGCTCACCGGGTTCATGGCTGCCCAGAGCGACCCGTCCGACTACGGGCGCGTGACCGTGTACCAGACGCCGTCGAGCAACTTGCCGGACGGTCCGCGTCTCATCGCTGACCAGATGACATCGGACCCGGTCGTGTCGCGGGTGCAGACCCTGTTGTGCCAGCAGGGGGCGAACTGTGTGTACGGCTCCACCTTCCTCGTGCCGATCGACAACTCGTTGCTGTACGTCCGCGCGCTGTATGTGGCCGCGGAGAACAACGGCTTGCCGCAGCTCAAGCGCGTGATCGTGGCCACGCAGCACGGCGACGCCACTGACGTCGCCATCGACCCCACCTTGTACGGCGCGCTCAGCCGCCTGCTGTGCCCCGGCAGCCACTTGAGCGAGACGGAGAACGCGCCCAACTGCGGCCTGCCGTCCACACGGGAGACGGCGGTGCAGGCGAGCACTCCAGCTACGCCGACCACTCCGGCCACGCCCACCACACCGTCGTTGCCCGGCGCGCTCAGCGCATCCGACGCGGCCAAGGCCAAGAACCTGATCGCCCAGCTCGACGCCGCGCTTGCCGACGGCCGCGCCGCCTACGGCCGTGGCGACTACGCGACTTGGGCGCAGGACCAGTCGAAGGTCGACGACTACACCCAGCAGCTCCAGAGCTTGTTCAGCTCATCGTCGGGGTCGGCCTCGACCACCACGACCACGACGCCTCGGACCACCACCACCTTGAAGGGGTGA
- a CDS encoding DivIVA domain-containing protein, with protein sequence MSASTDPSVPARPAPIDPRSFAERAFATSRRGFEPDEVRAHLRIAADHISALQDHVAELESRLRAAQTPSPASPPRELDVQQVATLVGEETARVLETAREAAAEIKAKAEENATRLLRDAHEEATQSKASADEYAARLRRESEEEATATRSNADRYAAELRRATDAEVEEMRARAAAEVDEVRRGTEAHMAELRTEADDHVARVRAEADDYATSTRGAADDELLRLREEGQAEADRLRAEADAAALAVRDEAEQVLHLRSEEANAEASRIVGDAHAERERIQASAEGVLDRAREEADRLLREAEAARERVLHDLSRRRKQAKAHLEQLEAARARLLSAYEVVRTTVDDATHELHAVLPEARAAASDALNRAMAEPEEPVAHLEAELRTARDLELPLVQEGPPSPDDAAGPPAAGAGPWAAPDHVGDAVPTGPGEAPEAEGDRHHAPADDAADPGGEPADAGGEPADAGDGEGEGEGHDRRRGLFGRRRREPLHAEPGVILSSADASPVGSAPGPEAPAPDPATRVVDVAGSASTVVAEAAAPAAVRGGAEPSAPPGNPAIGDLFARIRASQDDDASDEAEGEAAARTPAAVAGAPAAAPVEPHEAGGEEPSDQEGAEGDDADEEGEPDPAPVAWRKRRDASLAGFEKRLARRLKRTLADEESELLDQLRTVKGRPKPDKVLPPHDDVLHKYTDAATPLLREAAAEGAANVADIGAGDPPAGRSATDISALAGELASELVELLRPRVERVIDDAAGGDDPIDELELADQVRACYREWRTQRLGDLVRHSVLAAFTRGLYDSVPGGVELTWVIDDTAHPCPDCADNVLAGGVTRGDPFPTEHVCPPAHPGCRCFVFVDPQ encoded by the coding sequence ATGTCGGCGTCGACTGATCCGTCCGTCCCGGCGCGGCCCGCTCCCATCGACCCGCGCAGTTTCGCCGAGCGCGCGTTCGCGACCTCACGCCGTGGGTTCGAGCCCGACGAGGTTCGTGCCCACCTCCGCATCGCTGCCGATCACATCAGCGCGTTGCAAGACCACGTCGCCGAGCTGGAGTCGCGGCTTCGTGCCGCGCAGACGCCGTCGCCGGCCTCGCCGCCCCGCGAGCTCGACGTGCAGCAAGTGGCGACGCTGGTGGGCGAGGAGACCGCTCGCGTCCTCGAGACCGCCCGTGAGGCCGCGGCGGAGATCAAGGCGAAGGCCGAGGAGAACGCCACCCGACTGCTGCGCGACGCGCACGAGGAGGCCACCCAGAGCAAGGCGTCGGCCGACGAGTACGCGGCCCGGCTGCGGCGCGAGTCGGAAGAGGAAGCCACCGCCACCCGCTCGAACGCCGACCGGTATGCGGCCGAGCTCCGGCGCGCCACCGACGCCGAGGTCGAGGAGATGCGGGCGCGGGCCGCAGCCGAGGTCGACGAGGTCCGACGCGGCACCGAGGCCCACATGGCCGAGCTGCGAACCGAGGCCGACGATCACGTGGCGCGCGTCCGTGCCGAGGCCGACGACTACGCCACCTCCACTCGCGGTGCCGCCGACGACGAGCTGCTGCGCTTGCGTGAGGAGGGCCAAGCGGAGGCCGACCGGCTGCGTGCCGAAGCCGACGCGGCGGCGCTCGCCGTGCGCGACGAAGCGGAGCAGGTCCTGCACCTTCGCAGCGAGGAGGCCAACGCCGAAGCGAGCCGCATCGTGGGCGATGCGCACGCCGAGCGGGAGCGCATCCAAGCGTCGGCCGAAGGCGTCCTCGACCGTGCCCGCGAGGAAGCCGATCGTCTGTTGCGCGAGGCGGAGGCGGCCCGCGAGCGCGTGCTGCACGACTTGTCGCGCCGGCGCAAGCAGGCCAAGGCCCACTTGGAGCAGCTCGAGGCCGCCCGCGCCCGATTGTTGAGCGCATACGAGGTGGTGCGCACCACCGTCGACGACGCCACCCACGAGTTGCACGCCGTCCTCCCAGAGGCCCGCGCCGCGGCCAGCGACGCGCTCAACCGGGCGATGGCGGAGCCCGAAGAGCCCGTTGCGCACCTGGAAGCCGAGTTGCGCACCGCTCGCGACCTCGAGCTCCCGCTGGTACAGGAAGGCCCGCCGTCGCCCGACGACGCGGCAGGTCCGCCAGCTGCCGGCGCCGGGCCCTGGGCGGCTCCCGATCACGTGGGCGACGCGGTTCCAACTGGGCCGGGTGAAGCGCCCGAGGCGGAGGGGGACCGTCACCACGCCCCCGCCGACGACGCCGCGGACCCAGGCGGCGAGCCCGCGGACGCAGGCGGCGAGCCCGCGGACGCAGGCGATGGCGAGGGCGAGGGCGAGGGGCACGACCGACGCCGTGGGCTGTTCGGCCGCCGTCGACGTGAGCCGCTGCACGCCGAGCCGGGGGTGATCTTGTCGTCGGCCGATGCGTCGCCCGTCGGGTCCGCCCCGGGTCCGGAGGCGCCGGCGCCCGATCCCGCGACGCGGGTGGTCGACGTCGCCGGGTCGGCGTCGACCGTCGTGGCCGAGGCGGCAGCCCCCGCGGCGGTTCGAGGAGGCGCGGAGCCGTCGGCGCCACCGGGCAACCCGGCCATCGGTGACCTCTTCGCCCGCATCCGCGCCTCGCAGGACGACGATGCGTCCGACGAGGCTGAGGGGGAGGCCGCCGCCCGCACCCCCGCGGCGGTCGCCGGTGCCCCCGCTGCGGCCCCTGTCGAGCCTCATGAGGCCGGCGGCGAGGAACCTTCGGACCAGGAAGGGGCCGAGGGCGACGACGCCGACGAAGAAGGCGAGCCCGACCCCGCGCCGGTGGCGTGGCGCAAACGCCGCGACGCCTCGCTGGCCGGCTTCGAGAAGCGACTCGCCCGCCGCCTCAAGCGCACGTTGGCCGACGAGGAGAGTGAGCTGCTCGACCAGCTCCGCACGGTGAAGGGCCGTCCCAAACCGGACAAGGTCCTGCCGCCGCACGACGACGTCCTTCACAAGTACACCGATGCGGCCACCCCGCTGTTGCGTGAGGCCGCGGCGGAAGGCGCCGCGAACGTGGCCGACATCGGCGCGGGCGACCCGCCTGCGGGCCGATCGGCCACCGACATCTCGGCGTTGGCGGGTGAGTTGGCATCCGAGCTCGTGGAGCTGCTGCGACCCCGCGTGGAGCGCGTGATCGACGACGCGGCCGGCGGCGACGACCCGATCGACGAGCTCGAGCTCGCCGATCAGGTGCGCGCTTGTTACCGCGAGTGGCGGACCCAGCGGCTCGGCGACCTCGTCCGCCACTCGGTGCTCGCCGCGTTCACCCGCGGGCTGTACGACTCGGTGCCCGGCGGGGTCGAGCTCACGTGGGTCATCGACGACACGGCGCACCCGTGCCCCGATTGCGCCGACAACGTGCTGGCGGGTGGGGTGACCCGCGGTGATCCGTTCCCCACGGAGCACGTCTGCCCGCCGGCGCACCCGGGCTGTCGCTGCTTCGTGTTCGTGGACCCCCAGTAG
- a CDS encoding ATP-binding protein, which translates to MDSVSQLRFAAEFAVFLTSFAGLILCLRPNAIARVASDRVLLGTGLFAEGAAAFLYGSFLVTGFNQPALVGLRIAGLVMLALATVVWTVDWPARALLGGVVLWLACGLGLGLTGAGRAGDVCRLVAGALLGIALIQAGRHSIPARIGTIAGGLLLAVVLAVSVSLSIVINRNVVDSAFARYESRASAEAANARQSSADQLTFAKIVAGSLAGDPGASTQLRTWIDGSGTAEARAVIQADLTTLRSAIDSHDPMLFVSSSRLEVAVGPKLDTSTLLALAGSDVVTEAVGANAGARQSVTVVSHDLYALAAYPIYLPGTPQQPAGAIVIAHPLDDVFLKVRAEIAGEDLSLALADHTRVLARAGQQPPTAVMVSVARAALERGAGVSRTADGRFVVTQPIFGTDGSPRAALVLSAPTSAIDQTRRDLFRSLFLVAMGAALVALVLAVFAGERIGGGLRRLTAATTRLRAGELGARSGFTSPDELGVLAEAFDSMAGSLEKMTGDLRRSADDEARLRARLEAVVSGMGEALLAVDRDGIVTECNPAATHLLGWARDDAIGRPLDVVVPVIEGIRPVLDDGERVRIGESIVRTSTGVDVPVAVSVGHLDDVDGGSVGSVVVLRDLRREREIEQLKTEFLSNISHELRTPLTPIKGYAHILATRDLQQEQTTKFATEITGGVAQLERVIGQLVAFATAAAGRLDLAPEPVRAADLVGGAVTRWRSRATTHRLTRRVARATPPLMVDPVAMGQVLDELLDNAVKYSPDGGAIVVTTRKVDPDDHGDGIRLSSNGVATGTDTSAWAAPDAASHFVRISVADQGIGISPDRMEELTTEFFQGDGSATRSFSGLGLGLALVDRIVRAHGGWVECSSAPGAGSTFSVVVPDASGDAGRSRSRRS; encoded by the coding sequence GTGGACTCGGTCTCCCAGCTGCGCTTCGCCGCCGAGTTCGCGGTCTTCCTCACCTCGTTCGCGGGCTTGATCCTCTGCTTGCGGCCCAACGCCATCGCACGGGTTGCATCCGATCGTGTCCTGCTCGGCACCGGCCTGTTCGCGGAAGGTGCCGCAGCCTTCCTCTACGGCTCGTTCCTCGTCACAGGTTTCAACCAGCCCGCCCTGGTGGGGCTGCGGATCGCGGGCCTGGTCATGTTGGCGTTGGCCACCGTGGTGTGGACCGTCGATTGGCCGGCGCGGGCGCTGCTCGGCGGCGTGGTGCTGTGGCTGGCCTGCGGGCTGGGGCTCGGGCTCACCGGCGCGGGCCGGGCCGGCGACGTGTGCCGGCTCGTCGCGGGCGCGCTGCTCGGCATCGCGCTGATCCAGGCCGGGCGCCACTCGATCCCTGCTCGCATCGGCACGATCGCCGGAGGTCTGCTCCTCGCCGTCGTGTTGGCGGTGTCGGTGTCGCTGTCGATCGTGATCAACCGCAACGTCGTCGACAGCGCGTTCGCCCGCTACGAGAGCCGAGCGTCCGCCGAAGCCGCCAACGCCCGGCAGTCGTCGGCTGACCAGCTCACGTTCGCCAAGATCGTCGCCGGCTCCCTGGCGGGCGACCCCGGCGCCTCGACGCAGCTGCGCACGTGGATCGACGGCTCGGGCACTGCCGAGGCCCGAGCGGTGATCCAGGCCGACCTCACGACGCTGCGCAGCGCGATCGACAGTCACGACCCCATGTTGTTCGTGAGCTCGAGCCGGCTCGAGGTCGCCGTCGGACCGAAGTTGGACACCTCGACCTTGCTCGCGCTGGCGGGAAGCGACGTCGTCACCGAGGCCGTCGGCGCCAACGCGGGTGCCCGCCAGTCGGTCACCGTCGTGTCGCACGACCTGTACGCGCTGGCCGCGTATCCGATCTACCTCCCGGGCACGCCCCAGCAGCCAGCAGGCGCCATCGTCATCGCCCACCCACTCGACGACGTGTTCTTGAAAGTGCGGGCGGAGATCGCCGGCGAGGACTTGTCGCTGGCGCTGGCAGATCACACTCGAGTCCTCGCCCGCGCGGGGCAGCAGCCGCCGACTGCGGTGATGGTGTCGGTGGCCCGCGCCGCGTTGGAGCGCGGCGCAGGGGTGTCCCGGACTGCCGACGGCCGGTTCGTCGTCACGCAGCCGATCTTCGGGACCGATGGGTCGCCGCGCGCCGCGCTGGTGCTGTCCGCACCGACGTCCGCGATCGACCAGACCCGGCGCGACTTGTTCCGCTCGCTGTTCCTGGTGGCCATGGGCGCCGCGCTGGTGGCGCTCGTCTTGGCGGTGTTCGCCGGTGAGCGGATCGGCGGTGGCCTGCGTCGCTTGACCGCCGCCACGACCCGCCTTCGCGCCGGCGAGCTCGGCGCCCGGAGCGGGTTCACCAGCCCCGACGAGCTCGGCGTCCTGGCAGAGGCGTTCGACTCGATGGCCGGGTCGCTCGAGAAGATGACCGGCGATCTGCGGCGCTCGGCCGACGATGAAGCGCGCCTCCGTGCGCGGCTCGAAGCGGTGGTGTCCGGGATGGGCGAGGCGTTGCTCGCCGTCGACCGCGACGGCATCGTCACCGAATGCAACCCGGCCGCGACTCACTTGCTCGGTTGGGCGCGCGACGACGCGATCGGCCGTCCGCTCGACGTGGTGGTACCGGTGATCGAGGGGATCCGGCCGGTGCTCGACGATGGGGAGCGGGTGCGGATCGGGGAGAGCATCGTTCGCACGTCCACCGGTGTCGACGTGCCCGTCGCGGTGTCCGTCGGTCACCTCGACGACGTCGACGGCGGGTCGGTCGGCTCGGTGGTGGTGCTGCGCGACCTCCGCCGGGAGCGCGAGATCGAGCAGCTCAAGACGGAGTTCTTGTCGAACATCAGTCACGAGCTGCGCACGCCGTTGACGCCGATCAAGGGCTACGCGCACATTCTCGCCACCCGCGACCTGCAACAGGAGCAGACCACCAAGTTCGCCACGGAGATCACCGGTGGCGTCGCGCAGCTCGAGCGGGTGATCGGTCAGCTGGTGGCGTTCGCAACCGCGGCCGCTGGTCGACTCGACCTGGCGCCCGAGCCGGTGCGGGCCGCCGACCTGGTCGGCGGCGCCGTGACGCGGTGGCGCTCGCGGGCCACCACCCACCGCCTCACGCGACGTGTCGCCCGAGCCACGCCGCCGTTGATGGTCGACCCGGTGGCCATGGGCCAAGTCCTCGACGAGCTGCTCGACAACGCGGTGAAGTACTCACCCGATGGCGGCGCGATCGTGGTGACCACCCGCAAAGTCGATCCCGATGACCACGGCGATGGCATCCGCCTGAGCTCGAACGGCGTCGCCACGGGAACCGACACCTCGGCCTGGGCGGCGCCGGACGCCGCGTCGCACTTCGTGCGGATCTCGGTCGCCGACCAGGGCATCGGCATCAGCCCGGATCGGATGGAGGAGCTCACCACCGAGTTCTTCCAGGGCGACGGGTCGGCCACCCGGTCCTTTTCGGGCTTGGGCCTCGGCCTGGCGCTCGTCGATCGGATTGTGCGTGCGCACGGCGGGTGGGTGGAGTGCTCGTCGGCGCCGGGTGCCGGTTCGACGTTCTCGGTCGTGGTGCCCGACGCCTCGGGTGACGCTGGCCGGAGCCGCTCCCGTCGCTCGTAG
- a CDS encoding PDZ domain-containing protein: MLVVVATGFVVGFERFPYTVLAPGSATAGEPLVKITGHPSYHHRGALLFVTVNVRDRVSGAEAVYGWLRGDQAVFPSNDVVGTHTPEEDFRTGVLEMRVSKQAAVVLAMRHLGLHVGETDRGALVTDIVHGSPADGHIGIGDTIVGIDGRTVTTSDALRLLLAAHHPGDTVHLAVRRFRQSTAVAVPLGTAQDVTVKLASFPADGGQPAQPNRAFLGITPVTDAAFTLPFPVDIDTGPVGGPSAGLAFTLTLIDRLSPAGILHGHKVAATGTIDLEGRVGPVGGVPQKTIAVRRSGADIFLVPSAEYAQARAEAGSMRVVKVDTLDQALKIIEQLGG; encoded by the coding sequence ATGCTGGTGGTGGTCGCGACGGGCTTCGTGGTCGGGTTCGAACGCTTCCCGTACACGGTCCTCGCGCCTGGCTCGGCGACGGCCGGCGAGCCGCTGGTCAAGATCACCGGCCACCCGAGCTACCACCACCGAGGCGCGCTGCTGTTCGTCACCGTCAACGTGCGCGATCGGGTGAGCGGTGCCGAAGCCGTGTACGGCTGGCTGCGCGGCGACCAAGCGGTCTTCCCCAGCAACGACGTGGTCGGCACGCACACCCCAGAGGAGGACTTCCGCACCGGTGTCCTCGAGATGCGCGTCTCGAAGCAGGCAGCGGTCGTGTTGGCCATGCGCCATCTCGGATTGCACGTGGGTGAGACCGACCGCGGCGCGTTGGTCACCGACATCGTCCACGGCTCGCCCGCCGACGGCCACATCGGCATCGGCGACACGATCGTCGGCATCGACGGCAGAACCGTCACGACCTCCGACGCCCTGCGATTGTTGCTCGCCGCCCACCATCCTGGCGACACCGTGCACCTCGCCGTGCGGCGGTTCCGCCAGAGCACCGCGGTCGCGGTGCCGCTCGGCACTGCGCAGGACGTCACCGTGAAGCTGGCGTCGTTCCCCGCCGATGGCGGCCAGCCAGCTCAACCCAACCGAGCGTTCCTCGGCATCACCCCCGTCACCGATGCGGCGTTCACGTTGCCGTTCCCGGTGGACATCGACACCGGGCCGGTCGGCGGCCCTTCGGCCGGCCTGGCGTTCACCCTGACGTTGATCGACCGGCTGTCGCCCGCCGGGATCCTGCACGGCCACAAGGTCGCGGCGACGGGTACCATCGACCTCGAGGGAAGGGTGGGGCCGGTGGGTGGGGTGCCGCAAAAGACGATCGCCGTCCGGCGCTCGGGGGCCGACATCTTCTTGGTGCCGAGCGCGGAGTACGCGCAGGCCAGAGCCGAGGCTGGGTCGATGCGGGTCGTGAAGGTCGACACGCTCGACCAGGCGCTGAAGATCATCGAGCAACTCGGGGGCTGA
- a CDS encoding HEAT repeat domain-containing protein: MITTARPPERSGEPHQPATRAALGQVSHAGEGPRARRNYRAGIGPRERFPVPDLHADDATRARRRAASEAGHRGDAATARPFLADSDPRVRSAAVGALARIGALEPAELAAALHDPAPVVRRRALHAAAATAAGPPPEWSLLALLDDGDPSVVETAAWACGECQPPEAGTVERLAELATTHDNALVREAAVAALGAIGDEAGLPAILVACRDKPAVRRRAVLALAPFDGPEVRAALRAARDDRDWQVRQAAEDLE, translated from the coding sequence GTGATCACGACGGCGCGCCCTCCGGAGCGTTCCGGTGAGCCGCATCAGCCTGCCACGCGAGCCGCACTCGGGCAGGTCTCCCACGCGGGCGAGGGACCGCGGGCGCGGCGCAACTACCGTGCGGGCATCGGTCCACGCGAGCGCTTCCCGGTTCCCGATCTCCACGCTGACGACGCCACGCGCGCCCGCCGCCGGGCAGCCTCCGAAGCGGGCCACCGCGGCGACGCCGCGACCGCGCGCCCGTTCCTCGCCGACTCGGACCCGCGTGTCCGCAGCGCGGCCGTGGGTGCCCTGGCCCGGATCGGCGCCCTGGAGCCAGCGGAGCTGGCCGCCGCCTTGCACGACCCTGCGCCCGTGGTACGGCGGCGGGCCCTCCATGCGGCCGCCGCGACCGCGGCGGGCCCGCCTCCAGAGTGGTCGCTCCTGGCATTGCTCGACGATGGCGACCCGTCGGTCGTCGAGACGGCCGCTTGGGCTTGCGGCGAGTGCCAGCCCCCCGAGGCGGGGACGGTCGAACGCCTCGCAGAGCTGGCGACGACCCACGACAACGCGCTGGTCCGAGAGGCCGCCGTGGCCGCGCTCGGCGCGATCGGCGACGAAGCCGGCCTGCCGGCGATCCTCGTCGCGTGCCGCGACAAGCCGGCCGTGCGAAGGCGAGCCGTCCTCGCCTTGGCCCCCTTCGATGGGCCCGAGGTGCGGGCCGCGCTGCGCGCGGCCCGCGACGACCGCGACTGGCAGGTGCGCCAGGCCGCGGAAGACCTCGAGTGA